The nucleotide window GCCAGGCGCCATCGTCATCGCGATGGAGCAGCAGGCTGGAGAGTTTCACCTTGTTGCGATCGGCCTTCGGCCGCCGCTGCAGGGTGACGAACAGCCCCCAATCCTCGCGGATCCGGCCGGGGTCGAGCAGCTCCTCGTAGAGGTCGCGGCCGGCCATCAACTCGGCGCGTCGGGCCATCTCCAGCATCACCTTGTCCTTGAGCCGCTCCTCCGCCGGCACCACCAGCAGGCCGTGCAACCGCTGCTCGTCACCGCTGCGCAGCGCGTCGAGGAACGCGCCCGCGGCCGAACGGGCCAGCTGCAGCTCATGCAGCCGCTCCGCCACCAGATCGTCGGGCTTCTGCGTGGAGGGAACCGCCGCCCCGGCAAGAGCGGGCAACAACAGCCCCGCCAGCGCACCAACCCACACGTTCATCCTCCACCTCCCCGCCACACCACCCGGCGCCCGACCAGATCGAAGCCCTGCTCCATCATGCGGGCCAGGGTCTCCGGATAGATGCGGTGTTCCTGCTGCTGGATCCGCGCCCTGAGTCTTGTGGCATCGTCGTCGTCCGCCACCGGCACCGCCGCCTGGGCCAGAATCGGACCATTGTCGATCTGCTCGTCCACGAGATGGACGGTGCAACCGCTCACCTTCACCCCATAGCGCAACGCATCCTCCACCCCGTGTGCACCGGGAAAGGCCGGCAGCAGCGCCGGATGGATGTTGACGATGCGGTTGCGGAACCGGCGCACAAATCCTCCCGACAAGATGCGCATGTATCCCGCCAGCACCACCCAGTGGCAACCGGCGGCGGTGATCTCCTCGGCGCAGGCCACATCGTAGGCCGCCCGGTCTGGGTAGCCGGCCGGATCGAGGTGGAGCACCCGCGCCACGCCGGCGGTGCGCGCAATGGCCAGCGCACCGGCATCGGCGTGGTCGCTCAGCACCAGCGCCACACGAGCCGGACAGCGGCCGTCCGCGCAGGCTTCGAGGATCGCCTGCAGGTTGCTGCCCCGGCCGGAGGCCAGCACCGCCACCCGGCGCCTATCGTCCCCGCGTTCCGCCCGAGCGTTCACCGCTTGCGGTAGGTGCCGACCAGCACGGCCGCCGCCAGCACATGGCCGCGCATCGCCGCCTCCAGCGCCGCCTTCTCGGGATGATCGAGCATGAGCCTGGTATCGAGCGCGTAGAGCTTGAACCGATAACGGTGGCGCCCGATCGGCGGACAGGGACCGCCGTAGCCGGTACGATGCCAGCTGTTGCGCCCCGACGCCCCGCCGAGCTCCTCCGCCGTCGCCCCGGCGTCGATCCTGCGCAGCGTCGGCGGTAGATTGTAGAGCAGCCAGTGGACCCAGGTGACCCTGGGCGCACGCGGATCGGGTGCGTCGGGATCGTCGACGATCAGCACCAGGCTGCGGGCCGCGGGGGGAACCCCCGAGATGATCAGCGGCGGCGACCGGTCGGCCCCCTGACAGGTGTAGCGGACGGGAATCGCCCCTTGCGCGGCAAAGACAGGAGAGGTGATGGTCATGGCCGCAGCCGATTGCGCCGACAGCAGCAATCCGGCCGACAACAGACCGGCGCGAGTCACGCCTCTCCGCACAGCGCTCATCCGATCAGGGTCACCGCCCGATCATCGCGCGCATGGACCCGGCCGATACGGTAGACGCGCTCACCGGCGTCCGCCAGCACCGACTCGGTACGACCGGCATCCTCAGGCGCCACCACCAGCACGAATCCGATGCCCATGTTGAAGGTGCGGTAACGCTCGTCGAAGGGGACATCGGCCAGCGCCAACAGGTAGCGGAAGATCGGCGGAACCGGCCACGAAGCCGGGTCCACGGTGACGGCCAGACCATCGGGTAGGATCCGTTCCAGATTGTCGAAGATGCCGCCGCCGGTGATGTGGGCGCAACCGTGCGGTGTCACCCCCTCCCGACGCAGCGCGGCGAGCGCCGGCACGTAGAGGCGGGTCGGCGCCAGCAGCGCGTCGAGAACCGAGCCGCCATCATCCAGCAGGTCGCGCACCGGATCGGCGTCGCCGATCTCGAGCAGCTTGCGCA belongs to Zetaproteobacteria bacterium and includes:
- a CDS encoding phosphoribosylglycinamide formyltransferase, which codes for MLASGRGSNLQAILEACADGRCPARVALVLSDHADAGALAIARTAGVARVLHLDPAGYPDRAAYDVACAEEITAAGCHWVVLAGYMRILSGGFVRRFRNRIVNIHPALLPAFPGAHGVEDALRYGVKVSGCTVHLVDEQIDNGPILAQAAVPVADDDDATRLRARIQQQEHRIYPETLARMMEQGFDLVGRRVVWRGGGG
- a CDS encoding YbhB/YbcL family Raf kinase inhibitor-like protein, with amino-acid sequence MTITSPVFAAQGAIPVRYTCQGADRSPPLIISGVPPAARSLVLIVDDPDAPDPRAPRVTWVHWLLYNLPPTLRRIDAGATAEELGGASGRNSWHRTGYGGPCPPIGRHRYRFKLYALDTRLMLDHPEKAALEAAMRGHVLAAAVLVGTYRKR